The proteins below are encoded in one region of Micromonospora yangpuensis:
- a CDS encoding restriction endonuclease subunit S — MTATLELSKLADVASINPRLVVRPEAEELISFIPMSAVDAVTGATDSGQDRPFGEVSKGYTLFADGDVLVAKITPCFENGKIAQARLARSVGVGSTEFHVIRPKSARLDARYLLHFLRRPAVKLAGERRMTGSAGQRRVPESYLANLAIPMPSMDEQRRIAKVLDRSNELRIKRREALVHLDDLAQSIFLDIFGDPVANPKEWPVAAMSTLFDKPPTYGTMIPASALGGSWLCLRVANIQDWKIDLSDRKYVDLEGSGLNRHVVKDGDVLLARAIASQEHLGKAVVAHPGQGQWAFDSHLMRLSFDARRANPEYICAFFRSSGGRSLFLRVTRRSSVQFNINTKEISKLCLPVPPVAQQNEFAGRMQEVEDLRAAHRGALAELDALFASLQDRAFRGLL; from the coding sequence ATGACGGCTACGTTGGAGTTGTCCAAGCTGGCCGATGTCGCGTCGATAAATCCGAGGCTCGTTGTACGCCCAGAAGCTGAAGAGCTCATTTCGTTCATTCCAATGTCGGCGGTCGACGCCGTGACCGGAGCCACTGATAGTGGCCAGGATCGCCCGTTCGGTGAGGTGAGTAAAGGCTATACTCTTTTTGCAGACGGAGACGTTCTCGTCGCCAAGATCACGCCTTGCTTCGAGAACGGAAAAATCGCCCAGGCGCGACTCGCTCGATCGGTGGGTGTTGGGTCTACCGAGTTCCATGTGATCAGACCGAAGAGTGCGCGACTGGATGCACGCTACCTTCTCCATTTCCTGCGCAGGCCGGCGGTTAAATTGGCTGGCGAAAGGCGAATGACCGGCAGTGCCGGACAACGGCGGGTGCCAGAGTCTTATCTTGCCAATCTTGCGATTCCGATGCCTTCTATGGATGAGCAAAGGCGGATTGCAAAGGTGCTGGATCGGTCGAACGAGTTGCGCATCAAGCGCCGTGAAGCCCTCGTGCACCTCGATGATCTCGCCCAGTCAATTTTCCTCGACATATTTGGCGATCCTGTCGCAAATCCAAAGGAATGGCCTGTTGCGGCAATGTCTACGCTTTTTGATAAACCGCCTACCTACGGCACGATGATCCCAGCCTCGGCGCTAGGCGGATCTTGGCTGTGCCTGCGCGTAGCGAACATCCAGGATTGGAAGATCGACCTGTCGGACCGAAAGTATGTCGACCTTGAGGGGTCTGGTTTAAATCGTCACGTTGTGAAAGACGGCGATGTTTTGCTTGCGCGGGCGATCGCAAGCCAGGAGCATCTCGGTAAGGCCGTGGTCGCCCACCCCGGGCAAGGTCAGTGGGCGTTTGATTCTCACCTTATGCGGCTCAGTTTTGACGCTCGTCGAGCGAATCCGGAATATATCTGTGCGTTTTTTAGGAGCTCGGGTGGCAGAAGTCTGTTTCTTCGGGTAACGAGGCGTTCATCGGTACAATTTAACATCAATACAAAGGAGATTTCCAAACTGTGCTTGCCTGTGCCTCCCGTGGCACAACAGAACGAGTTTGCGGGTCGGATGCAGGAAGTTGAAGATCTTCGCGCGGCCCACCGAGGCGCACTCGCAGAGCTGGACGCGCTCTTCGCGTCGTTGCAGGATCGGGCCTTTCGGGGGTTGCTCTGA